One genomic window of Candidatus Nanohalobium constans includes the following:
- a CDS encoding metallophosphoesterase family protein has translation MKALIIGDCHGEMPELPEKADFDLVLAVGDICGGTDEMRSAMFEARGSEEEWYEVFGEERAEEVVRSSIKKGKEILSKLDSLGVPIFVVPGNWDWTGENSDWEFLDGKGYPEMLKEFENIYNLNFCREEVNGWNFVGYGPCSGPEVPQYEDDKPGSDEEMEEIRAEYEEKKNCLKEVFTEDNTVFLSHNVPQGTSLDEIDNPDSPVDGRHYGSVIVKELVEEFGPEYSIAGHMHEAEGREKIGETECLNTGLNTVWVLDTEEGISKYS, from the coding sequence ATGAAAGCATTAATTATCGGAGATTGTCATGGCGAGATGCCTGAACTCCCTGAAAAAGCTGATTTTGACCTGGTTCTGGCTGTAGGTGATATCTGCGGGGGAACGGATGAGATGCGTTCTGCGATGTTTGAGGCTCGAGGAAGTGAGGAAGAATGGTATGAAGTATTTGGTGAAGAGAGGGCTGAAGAGGTCGTAAGAAGCTCTATTAAGAAGGGGAAAGAAATTCTTTCCAAGTTAGATTCTCTAGGTGTTCCGATTTTTGTCGTTCCTGGTAATTGGGACTGGACAGGTGAGAACTCTGACTGGGAGTTTCTGGACGGAAAAGGTTATCCCGAGATGCTCAAGGAATTTGAAAACATCTATAACTTGAATTTTTGTAGGGAGGAAGTCAATGGCTGGAATTTTGTGGGTTATGGTCCTTGTTCGGGTCCTGAGGTTCCGCAGTATGAGGATGACAAGCCTGGATCTGATGAAGAAATGGAAGAGATCAGGGCAGAGTATGAAGAAAAGAAGAATTGTTTGAAAGAGGTCTTTACTGAGGATAATACCGTCTTCTTATCTCATAATGTGCCTCAGGGAACTTCGCTTGATGAGATTGATAATCCGGATTCTCCGGTTGATGGAAGGCATTATGGTTCTGTTATTGTCAAGGAGCTAGTTGAAGAGTTTGGTCCTGAGTACAGTATTGCGGGTCATATGCATGAAGCAGAGGGCAGAGAGAAAATTGGAGAAACGGAATGTTTGAATACTGGTTTGAATACTGTTTGGGTTTTGGATACTGAGGAAGGGATTTCGAAGTATTCTTAG
- a CDS encoding MBL fold metallo-hydrolase: MKLKFLGTGGGRYVTGYQNRQTGGIVVQTGDTQIHVDPGPGALYHCHEELDNPLDTEAVLVSHAHPDHSNDVEPLIGMMTQASDKPGAVFGSESVIHGYGEVEKAVSNYHKDLCMEVKVLEEDSKHEFKDLKIESQEMFHGDPKTQGFTLETEEKKIGFWTDTQYSDELTELYKGCDTLVIYCSRPRNEGIKGHTSLDEVPKIVEQTEVENIIITHFGQKFLNSDLEKQEEWLKEQVDAKVTFAEDGMQYPGNRSLGDF; this comes from the coding sequence ATGAAACTCAAGTTCTTGGGGACTGGCGGAGGAAGATATGTTACTGGTTATCAGAATAGGCAGACTGGTGGCATAGTGGTTCAAACAGGTGATACTCAGATTCATGTAGATCCCGGTCCCGGTGCCCTGTATCATTGTCATGAGGAGTTGGATAATCCTCTGGATACTGAGGCTGTCTTGGTTTCTCATGCTCATCCCGATCATTCGAATGATGTCGAGCCGTTGATTGGGATGATGACTCAGGCATCGGATAAGCCAGGCGCAGTCTTCGGTTCTGAATCAGTTATCCATGGCTACGGAGAAGTGGAGAAAGCGGTCAGCAACTACCATAAAGACCTCTGCATGGAAGTAAAAGTCCTTGAGGAAGATTCAAAACACGAATTCAAAGATTTGAAGATCGAGAGCCAGGAAATGTTCCACGGCGACCCAAAAACACAGGGATTCACACTGGAGACAGAGGAAAAGAAGATAGGTTTCTGGACAGACACACAGTACTCAGACGAACTCACAGAACTCTACAAAGGATGCGACACACTAGTAATTTACTGCTCACGCCCAAGAAACGAAGGAATCAAAGGACACACCTCACTAGACGAAGTACCGAAAATAGTAGAACAGACAGAAGTAGAAAACATCATAATAACACACTTTGGACAAAAATTCCTCAACTCAGACCTAGAAAAACAGGAAGAATGGCTGAAAGAACAAGTAGATGCCAAGGTAACATTCGCTGAAGACGGTATGCAGTATCCTGGTAACAGGAGCCTAGGCGACTTCTAA
- the metG gene encoding methionine--tRNA ligase — MNSKITSANSNRKVTVTSALPYVQGMPHLGNMAGSVLPAELYHRFLDIKGVRNEFICGGDVHGTPLELEALERGVNPRNIKDEQTRKVKEAYESLNVDFSIFSDTHSEHNKKQTHDMFEEIYCKGLINEKTQNMAYCHNDERFLPDRYIEGDCPHCGGLARGDQCDECGKLIEPKEIENPECQICGNNDIEFRETDHLFLDLTEYKEDLKEWIKQEKPVPESMEKQILHDLEEAEDRSITRDQDWGFQIPVERVNQRIEEENLNVEKLDEDKYEDKVLYVWFDAPIGYIGFTRELFNDSGEWRDYWNEKSEIIHSIGKDNAIFHAVIFPTMLLGASNEEMSYGLPDYEFIQQYLMWNDGAFSTSRNRGIFINEAAEYYRADYWRFYLARRLPTSEDTNFDWEDFEHEINGVLNNTVGNFVNRTLSLAEDWFDNKVPEPELEEKDEKALEKTENLLEEYDKEFEDKELKEALDTALEIARHGDKYLSKEQPWNHEERREETIYVAVQIINALSKAIYPFIPESSKSIADQLNTEIDVNEEKNELEGTVGALEPGHELGEREILFEKIDTSQHQEQLEDENMEQEDENSEEQVFNEDTVSFDDFMDMDIRTGQVEEVEEHPNADKLYKVQVNVGKATLQTCAGLKNHYTKEELKGKNVIVLANLEPTELRGEKSECMMLAAENEEGKVTMLTTEEEIDIGSEVN, encoded by the coding sequence GTGAACTCGAAAATTACATCAGCTAACTCCAACAGAAAGGTTACGGTTACCTCAGCACTCCCATATGTACAAGGAATGCCACACCTAGGAAACATGGCAGGAAGCGTACTACCAGCAGAACTATACCACAGATTCCTAGATATTAAAGGAGTACGAAACGAGTTCATCTGCGGCGGAGACGTACACGGAACACCGCTCGAACTAGAAGCACTGGAAAGAGGAGTCAATCCAAGAAATATTAAAGATGAACAGACCAGAAAAGTCAAGGAAGCATACGAAAGCCTGAATGTAGATTTCTCAATCTTCTCAGATACTCACAGCGAACACAATAAGAAACAGACCCACGACATGTTCGAAGAGATATACTGCAAAGGATTGATCAACGAAAAAACACAGAACATGGCCTACTGCCATAACGATGAGAGATTCTTACCAGACAGATACATCGAAGGAGACTGTCCACACTGCGGAGGACTAGCAAGAGGAGACCAATGCGATGAATGTGGAAAACTGATAGAACCGAAAGAAATAGAGAACCCGGAATGCCAGATCTGTGGAAACAATGATATAGAATTCAGAGAGACTGACCACCTATTCCTAGACCTCACCGAATACAAAGAAGACTTGAAAGAATGGATCAAACAGGAGAAACCGGTTCCGGAAAGCATGGAGAAACAGATACTACACGACCTGGAAGAAGCCGAGGACCGGTCCATTACAAGAGACCAAGACTGGGGATTCCAGATACCAGTAGAAAGAGTAAACCAGAGGATCGAAGAAGAAAATCTGAACGTGGAAAAGCTGGATGAAGACAAGTACGAAGACAAGGTTCTTTATGTCTGGTTTGACGCACCGATAGGTTACATAGGATTTACAAGAGAGCTCTTCAACGATTCAGGCGAATGGAGAGACTACTGGAATGAAAAGTCAGAGATCATCCATTCAATCGGCAAGGACAACGCCATCTTCCACGCAGTGATCTTCCCTACAATGCTGCTCGGTGCCTCAAACGAGGAAATGAGCTATGGTTTACCAGATTACGAGTTCATTCAGCAGTACCTGATGTGGAACGACGGAGCATTCTCCACCTCCCGGAATAGAGGAATTTTCATCAACGAAGCTGCGGAGTACTACAGAGCCGACTACTGGAGATTCTACCTAGCCAGAAGACTTCCAACCTCGGAAGACACAAACTTCGACTGGGAAGACTTCGAACATGAAATCAACGGAGTGCTAAACAACACGGTCGGCAACTTCGTCAACAGGACTTTGAGTCTAGCAGAAGACTGGTTCGACAACAAAGTACCAGAACCAGAACTCGAAGAAAAGGATGAAAAAGCACTGGAGAAAACAGAAAACCTGCTAGAAGAATACGATAAAGAATTTGAGGATAAAGAGTTGAAGGAAGCACTAGACACCGCCCTAGAAATCGCCAGGCACGGAGACAAATACCTCAGCAAAGAACAGCCATGGAACCACGAAGAGAGAAGAGAAGAAACAATCTATGTCGCAGTACAAATAATCAACGCCCTAAGCAAAGCAATTTACCCCTTCATACCCGAATCCAGCAAAAGCATCGCAGACCAACTCAACACAGAAATCGATGTAAACGAAGAAAAGAACGAATTAGAGGGTACAGTAGGAGCGCTGGAACCAGGACACGAACTCGGAGAAAGAGAGATCCTATTCGAGAAAATCGACACATCACAACACCAAGAACAACTAGAGGACGAAAACATGGAACAAGAAGACGAGAACTCGGAAGAACAGGTTTTTAACGAGGACACAGTCAGCTTCGACGACTTCATGGACATGGACATCAGAACAGGACAAGTAGAAGAAGTCGAAGAACATCCAAACGCAGACAAACTCTACAAAGTACAGGTAAATGTAGGCAAAGCAACGCTACAGACCTGCGCCGGACTCAAAAACCACTACACCAAAGAAGAACTAAAAGGCAAAAATGTGATCGTCCTAGCCAACCTGGAACCCACCGAGCTGCGTGGAGAGAAAAGTGAGTGCATGATGCTGGCAGCAGAAAACGAAGAAGGAAAAGTCACAATGCTGACAACAGAAGAAGAGATAGATATAGGGAGTGAAGTGAATTAA
- a CDS encoding HAD-IIA family hydrolase, giving the protein MKPEIKKKDTYFFDLDKTIWNWDKTIIGAEDLIDTLREKDKKIRFHTDNNILSRKGYAQKLSSMNIPVEKDDIITSGYVAAQVLADENVKQVYAIGEKGLIDELEEEDIEISQNADIVVAGLDRQFNYEKLRKAMKILQEDGELYICSTEKVFRKTNSKQPHQEPFNKALRTYADNVRLVGKPSEEFRDEFRNYFTYVPTGSLFIGDRLADIKTGNELGMKTGAVMSGDITRQKIAKAEEKKQPDFGLSNLNRLKRKLI; this is encoded by the coding sequence ATGAAGCCCGAAATAAAGAAAAAAGATACATACTTCTTCGACCTAGACAAGACCATCTGGAACTGGGACAAAACAATAATCGGAGCAGAAGACCTTATCGACACACTCAGAGAAAAAGATAAAAAGATTAGATTCCACACCGATAACAACATACTCTCAAGAAAAGGCTACGCCCAGAAACTCTCCTCGATGAATATCCCTGTCGAAAAAGACGACATAATTACCTCAGGATATGTAGCAGCCCAGGTACTGGCAGATGAAAATGTTAAACAGGTTTACGCAATAGGCGAAAAAGGATTAATCGACGAACTAGAAGAGGAAGACATAGAAATCTCACAGAACGCAGATATAGTAGTAGCAGGACTTGACAGACAGTTCAACTACGAAAAACTCAGAAAAGCCATGAAAATACTTCAAGAAGACGGAGAACTCTACATCTGTAGCACAGAAAAAGTATTCAGAAAGACTAACAGCAAGCAACCACACCAAGAACCATTCAACAAAGCACTCCGAACCTACGCAGACAATGTAAGACTGGTCGGCAAGCCTAGCGAAGAGTTCAGAGACGAATTCAGAAACTACTTCACCTATGTTCCAACCGGTTCACTATTCATCGGCGACAGACTAGCAGACATCAAAACAGGCAACGAACTAGGCATGAAAACCGGAGCAGTCATGAGCGGCGACATCACAAGGCAAAAAATAGCCAAAGCAGAAGAAAAAAAGCAGCCAGACTTCGGCCTATCAAATCTGAACAGACTCAAAAGAAAACTAATTTAG
- a CDS encoding vWA domain-containing protein, translated as MFSGFGLSQASADNLDASVETSGDFVLGRSVTSVFSYDIDDPYEPVDTSLVIDESGSMDGVMDDAKDAAKTYVENTNTGQGDENAVVEFEDTASTIQSLTSSKQDAKDEIDSIDAGGGTELPAGVSEGHDSLESGTNAEQVMIVLADGDGNDPGYEADQARADGIKIHGILYGSDASTSEFESLTGSDCTTDSSENGDGDNCWYAEPGTINSVYTSIRETTQTETDTDIRMRLRDFAYESHGNYESRNELSGENQEFVRSYDNVDSGSYKEEFKWRPTVKGTETEMVTGDSLIEVTSEGETNEFMFPGPKLEDVDYVDFNISGYSVRRTSTGVGVEVSVTNEGTEPSYKNEVRLEDSSGNYKVKEIPVLDPGESTEISYSFSNSHKIFDNPEELKLHVDPPGDLSGQPEGFWDGTGHGEGDTLEPNEDNNDEPIGFPPILDSVSPDNVDWNDVYAPKFTVRHHAPDRVSGVYNFTNKTVLEDEDEELSTVPNPDSSNEAVLKTDQYRADPAERYYNFTVNLTDGDNTYSVFDAKSYYPVNPPPKASAVNPENGGFISEFPVTLASEVNDANSEYHGRTLDVSIYDHNDQKLTSAKVMPSDVINYDWDVPDAVEKEYEWTVEVEDKWDAINRTFSFTKIIGSSYRSKLSADLNYTSIIMEAGSNEYATLSIENEVNNRKNITINLNGVEAEFVDGEDSKTIPNFPKQSVETYRIRITPDKAVNDDLIIQVRNNDLGINTTERVPVSATGDTRQSGRDVPGIGFYQLLVLFTAATVLYSAAL; from the coding sequence ATGTTTTCGGGGTTTGGTCTGTCTCAGGCTTCTGCTGATAATTTGGATGCTAGTGTTGAGACGTCTGGTGATTTTGTTTTGGGTAGGTCGGTGACTTCAGTGTTCAGTTATGATATTGATGATCCCTATGAGCCGGTTGATACTTCTTTGGTTATTGATGAGTCCGGAAGTATGGATGGTGTGATGGATGATGCTAAAGATGCTGCAAAGACGTATGTGGAGAATACGAATACTGGTCAGGGGGATGAGAATGCGGTGGTGGAGTTTGAGGATACTGCTAGTACTATTCAGTCGCTTACTTCTAGTAAGCAGGATGCTAAGGATGAGATTGATTCAATTGACGCTGGTGGTGGAACAGAATTGCCTGCGGGTGTAAGTGAGGGACATGATTCTCTGGAATCTGGTACGAATGCTGAGCAGGTTATGATTGTTTTGGCTGATGGGGATGGGAATGATCCTGGTTATGAGGCGGATCAGGCTAGGGCTGATGGAATCAAGATACATGGTATACTTTATGGATCGGATGCTAGTACCAGTGAATTTGAAAGCTTGACGGGTTCTGATTGTACGACTGACTCTAGTGAGAATGGTGATGGTGATAATTGCTGGTATGCTGAGCCAGGTACGATTAATTCTGTTTATACTTCTATAAGAGAGACTACTCAGACTGAAACAGATACTGATATTAGGATGAGGCTTAGGGATTTCGCATACGAGAGCCATGGGAATTATGAGTCGAGAAATGAGTTATCGGGGGAGAATCAGGAGTTTGTCCGTAGTTATGACAATGTAGATTCTGGTAGTTATAAGGAAGAGTTCAAGTGGCGACCAACTGTCAAAGGAACTGAAACTGAGATGGTTACAGGAGACTCATTAATCGAGGTTACATCTGAAGGAGAGACAAATGAGTTTATGTTTCCGGGTCCTAAGCTAGAGGATGTAGATTACGTGGATTTCAATATTTCAGGTTATTCTGTTCGGAGAACTAGTACAGGTGTTGGTGTGGAAGTTTCAGTTACAAATGAAGGTACGGAACCATCTTACAAGAATGAAGTACGATTAGAGGATTCTTCAGGGAATTATAAGGTTAAAGAGATTCCGGTTCTTGATCCTGGTGAATCTACTGAAATCTCTTATTCCTTTTCAAATTCTCATAAGATATTTGACAATCCTGAAGAATTAAAGCTGCATGTCGATCCTCCAGGAGATTTAAGCGGTCAACCTGAAGGTTTCTGGGATGGAACTGGTCATGGTGAGGGCGATACTTTGGAGCCAAATGAAGATAATAATGATGAACCTATTGGTTTTCCCCCTATTTTAGACTCTGTTTCTCCTGACAATGTGGATTGGAATGATGTTTATGCTCCTAAGTTTACTGTTAGGCATCATGCCCCTGATAGGGTTTCTGGAGTGTACAATTTTACCAATAAGACAGTCTTGGAAGATGAGGATGAAGAGCTGTCGACAGTCCCAAACCCAGATTCAAGTAATGAGGCGGTTTTGAAGACCGATCAGTATCGTGCAGATCCTGCTGAGAGGTATTATAATTTTACTGTTAATTTGACTGATGGCGATAATACCTATTCTGTTTTCGATGCAAAGAGTTATTATCCTGTAAATCCTCCTCCCAAGGCTTCAGCTGTTAATCCGGAAAACGGAGGATTTATCTCTGAATTCCCTGTAACCTTGGCTTCTGAGGTCAATGATGCGAACTCTGAGTACCATGGTAGAACTCTTGACGTATCAATTTACGATCATAATGATCAAAAGCTTACTTCCGCTAAAGTGATGCCTAGCGATGTAATTAACTATGACTGGGATGTCCCAGATGCTGTTGAGAAAGAATATGAATGGACTGTAGAAGTAGAAGATAAGTGGGATGCAATAAACAGGACGTTCTCTTTCACCAAGATCATAGGCAGTTCATACAGAAGCAAGCTTTCAGCTGACTTAAACTATACTTCGATAATTATGGAGGCGGGTTCGAACGAGTATGCGACTTTGAGCATTGAAAATGAGGTAAATAACAGGAAAAATATCACAATTAATCTGAACGGGGTTGAAGCCGAATTTGTTGATGGGGAGGATTCTAAAACTATACCTAACTTCCCTAAGCAGTCTGTGGAGACATATAGGATAAGGATTACCCCTGACAAGGCTGTAAACGATGACCTGATTATCCAGGTTAGAAATAACGATTTAGGTATTAACACTACTGAGAGGGTTCCTGTCAGTGCCACAGGTGATACAAGGCAGTCAGGTAGAGATGTGCCTGGAATAGGATTCTACCAGTTACTAGTCCTTTTTACTGCAGCTACAGTTCTTTATTCTGCAGCACTCTGA
- a CDS encoding 30S ribosomal protein S17e: MGRVRQTYVKRLASNLVDADEERFSEDFDENKEALKDTEEFKSKRLRNRVAGYIVRVLQNKEL, encoded by the coding sequence ATGGGAAGAGTAAGACAGACATATGTGAAAAGACTGGCATCAAACCTGGTAGACGCAGATGAAGAAAGATTCAGCGAAGATTTTGATGAAAACAAGGAAGCATTGAAAGATACTGAAGAGTTTAAGTCCAAGAGACTGCGGAACCGAGTAGCAGGATACATTGTCAGAGTGCTGCAGAATAAAGAACTGTAG
- a CDS encoding NUDIX hydrolase — MSSKINVSKTLIRNNDGEFLIVKKSSDYGWKADKWELPGGKMEEAEDRFEAAKREIRSEANMEIDDLENVVRMEIEADETVNCFVLYTDSFSGEVELSEEHQDYRWISRDEAREVDWHRDAGYIIPVVENLEYYLERNN; from the coding sequence ATGAGCAGTAAGATTAATGTCTCCAAAACACTGATCAGGAACAATGATGGAGAATTTCTTATCGTTAAGAAATCTTCAGACTATGGCTGGAAAGCCGATAAATGGGAGCTGCCAGGCGGGAAAATGGAGGAAGCCGAAGATAGGTTTGAAGCAGCCAAGAGAGAAATAAGGTCTGAGGCAAACATGGAGATTGATGACCTGGAAAACGTGGTTAGAATGGAGATTGAGGCAGATGAAACTGTCAACTGCTTCGTTCTGTATACTGACAGTTTTTCGGGAGAAGTTGAACTAAGTGAGGAACATCAAGATTATCGATGGATTTCACGTGATGAAGCTAGAGAAGTGGATTGGCACCGAGATGCTGGTTATATCATACCGGTTGTTGAGAATTTAGAGTATTATCTGGAGAGGAATAATTAA
- a CDS encoding ribosome biogenesis/translation initiation ATPase RLI: MEQGKNSDRYVVVIDQDKIEPELARETVINYDPLNRAGKEGGFYIDENEELHIDEEDVMEAHKMAINKYPYEGAIKMIQLPAEEGEKVHQFHDNSFRLYGLPAPDEGSVVGIIGENGTGKSVALKILAGDIKPNLGDWENPPEWEEIQERYRGTDLQNHFKKLAEEDVEAAFKPQKVEDIPKAYTGKVRELLEGVAERKNVEEVAEQLDIEKLLDREVDVLSGGELQRVAIASTVLKEADIYMIDEPSSFLDVKQRLNMGEEIRKLGEEKPVLAVEHDLATLDLISDRINIFFGDPGNYGMVSNALSSKDGVNRYLEGYLPSDNIRIRSDEIKFDRTKRSQVENKPVVAEFPKFTKDFGEGEFKLETEPGKIHDEEIMAIFGENGLGKTVFAKMLAGAIESDEGDSPDISISYKPQYLDTSDAKVEDAISEVANPNGRKFETRIAEPLELEPLYEQKLSELSGGELQRVGVAICLAKDADLYLLDEPSAYLDVESRVELGKTLKRFARKTEKPLMVIDHDLLLLDYIADRGMVFKGEPGEEGVSTEPKKIGEAMNEFLKEVEITFRKDPETGRPRANKPDSQKDQSQRSKDEYYEQ, encoded by the coding sequence ATGGAACAAGGCAAAAACAGCGACAGATACGTAGTAGTAATAGACCAAGACAAGATAGAACCCGAGTTAGCCCGAGAGACAGTCATCAACTACGATCCTTTGAACAGGGCAGGAAAGGAAGGTGGTTTCTACATCGATGAAAACGAGGAACTCCATATAGATGAAGAAGATGTGATGGAAGCACACAAGATGGCCATAAACAAATACCCCTACGAAGGAGCCATTAAAATGATTCAATTGCCAGCAGAGGAAGGCGAGAAAGTCCACCAATTCCACGACAACTCCTTCAGGCTGTACGGGCTTCCAGCACCGGATGAAGGCAGTGTAGTAGGTATAATCGGAGAGAACGGGACCGGAAAATCTGTTGCTCTGAAGATACTGGCCGGAGACATCAAACCTAACCTTGGCGACTGGGAGAACCCACCTGAATGGGAAGAAATACAGGAAAGATATCGTGGAACAGACCTCCAAAACCACTTCAAGAAACTGGCTGAGGAAGATGTAGAAGCTGCTTTCAAACCACAAAAAGTAGAAGACATACCAAAAGCATACACCGGAAAAGTCAGAGAACTGCTCGAAGGCGTAGCCGAGAGAAAAAATGTTGAAGAAGTAGCAGAACAATTAGATATCGAGAAATTACTGGATAGAGAGGTTGATGTGCTGTCTGGCGGAGAGCTGCAGAGAGTGGCGATCGCATCAACTGTCCTGAAGGAAGCAGATATATACATGATAGACGAACCATCCAGCTTCCTAGATGTAAAACAGAGGCTGAACATGGGTGAGGAAATACGAAAACTAGGTGAAGAAAAACCAGTACTAGCAGTAGAGCACGACCTGGCTACACTCGATCTTATCTCCGATAGAATCAATATTTTCTTCGGAGACCCAGGAAACTACGGAATGGTATCCAACGCATTAAGCAGCAAAGACGGAGTCAACCGCTACCTAGAAGGCTACCTTCCAAGCGACAACATAAGAATACGCAGCGACGAAATCAAGTTCGATAGAACCAAGAGAAGTCAGGTAGAAAACAAACCGGTAGTCGCAGAGTTCCCAAAATTTACCAAAGATTTTGGAGAAGGCGAATTCAAGCTTGAGACCGAACCAGGTAAAATACACGACGAAGAGATAATGGCCATATTCGGAGAGAACGGACTAGGAAAGACAGTGTTCGCCAAGATGCTGGCAGGAGCCATCGAATCAGATGAAGGAGACAGCCCTGATATTTCAATCAGCTACAAACCACAATATTTGGACACTAGCGACGCAAAAGTAGAGGATGCAATCAGCGAAGTAGCCAATCCTAACGGCCGCAAGTTCGAGACAAGGATCGCAGAACCACTAGAACTAGAGCCACTTTACGAACAGAAACTCAGCGAGCTATCTGGCGGAGAACTTCAGAGAGTCGGAGTAGCAATCTGCCTAGCTAAAGACGCTGATCTATATCTCCTGGACGAGCCTTCCGCCTACCTAGATGTCGAGTCACGAGTAGAGCTAGGAAAAACTCTGAAGCGATTTGCACGAAAAACTGAGAAACCTTTAATGGTAATAGACCACGACCTCCTGCTCCTAGATTATATCGCGGATCGTGGAATGGTATTCAAAGGCGAACCAGGTGAAGAAGGAGTATCAACAGAGCCAAAAAAGATAGGCGAGGCAATGAACGAATTCCTGAAAGAGGTGGAGATTACTTTCCGTAAAGATCCTGAAACCGGTCGACCGCGAGCCAACAAACCTGACAGCCAGAAAGACCAAAGTCAGAGAAGTAAAGACGAGTACTATGAGCAGTAA
- a CDS encoding transcription elongation factor NusA — protein sequence MKAPICNVCLKSDVLCSNCEEKLENGEINELEIQISRKLKELSDEYGSLRDSEILHVYDTENVVVIVTAEGDGAKVVGRSGEIVKKVAEEIDKSIRVVEKSENDREVIKGLLSPAEIESVNTVFTPDGEHQKIVVDEEYKGKINMSNEEFEEIIEKITGSHYLLSFE from the coding sequence ATGAAGGCGCCAATATGTAATGTATGTCTAAAGAGCGATGTCCTCTGCAGCAACTGCGAGGAAAAACTCGAAAACGGTGAAATCAACGAACTTGAAATCCAGATCTCACGGAAACTGAAAGAGCTCAGCGACGAATACGGAAGCTTGAGAGACAGTGAAATCCTGCATGTCTACGACACAGAAAATGTAGTAGTAATAGTAACAGCAGAAGGAGACGGAGCCAAAGTAGTAGGCAGAAGCGGAGAAATCGTCAAAAAAGTCGCAGAAGAAATCGACAAAAGCATCAGAGTAGTAGAAAAAAGCGAAAACGACAGAGAAGTAATCAAAGGTCTCCTGTCACCTGCAGAAATCGAATCAGTTAACACAGTGTTCACACCAGACGGCGAACACCAGAAAATCGTCGTAGACGAGGAATACAAGGGCAAAATCAACATGTCCAACGAAGAATTCGAAGAAATAATCGAGAAGATAACAGGAAGCCACTACCTCCTCAGCTTCGAATAA
- the ftsZ gene encoding cell division protein FtsZ, protein MESIIDNAENEGKTPENLDDVKDAKILVVGAGGAGNNQVTRIQNKDVEGAETVAINTDKQHLQMSSADRKILVGRDLTKGLGAGGQPEKGARAAEENRAELRNLFKDADMVFLTAGMGGGTGTGVSPVLAEIAKKEDCIVIGTVTMPFEIEGARMSKAEDGLYKLRQHVDTAIVIENDKLLEIAGDMPLDQAFGVADELITTMIKGITETISKPSLVNLDYADVQAIMNDGGVAVVGYGESDTNNKGKEAIHEALSNPLLDVDFDGANGALLHVAGGNDLTLNEINEVGQHVKTKLNNQAQTIWGARVKDSLQGKIQVISIITGVESPYVLGDINEEDEKEVTGDVNDLGLEVMK, encoded by the coding sequence ATGGAATCTATAATAGACAACGCTGAAAACGAAGGTAAAACCCCTGAAAATCTTGACGACGTTAAAGATGCCAAGATCCTGGTAGTAGGGGCAGGAGGTGCTGGAAACAACCAGGTTACACGCATCCAGAACAAAGATGTTGAAGGGGCTGAAACTGTTGCTATCAATACCGATAAGCAGCATCTTCAGATGTCCTCAGCCGATAGAAAAATACTAGTCGGACGAGACCTCACCAAAGGACTCGGAGCAGGAGGACAACCAGAAAAAGGAGCACGAGCAGCAGAAGAAAACCGTGCCGAACTACGCAACCTATTCAAAGACGCTGACATGGTATTCCTCACCGCAGGAATGGGAGGAGGAACAGGAACAGGAGTCTCACCAGTCCTCGCAGAAATCGCAAAGAAAGAAGACTGCATAGTAATCGGAACAGTAACAATGCCGTTCGAAATCGAAGGAGCACGAATGAGCAAAGCAGAGGACGGACTCTACAAACTAAGACAACATGTAGACACAGCAATTGTAATCGAAAACGACAAACTCCTTGAAATCGCAGGAGACATGCCACTCGACCAAGCATTCGGCGTAGCAGACGAACTCATCACCACAATGATCAAAGGAATCACAGAAACAATCAGCAAGCCTTCACTCGTCAACCTAGATTACGCAGATGTCCAGGCAATCATGAACGATGGAGGAGTAGCAGTAGTAGGATACGGCGAGTCAGATACAAACAACAAAGGAAAAGAAGCAATCCACGAAGCACTCTCCAACCCACTACTCGATGTAGACTTCGACGGAGCAAACGGAGCACTCCTACACGTAGCAGGAGGAAACGACCTGACCCTGAACGAGATCAACGAGGTAGGACAACACGTCAAAACCAAACTCAACAACCAAGCACAGACAATCTGGGGCGCAAGAGTCAAAGACAGCCTACAAGGAAAAATCCAGGTCATCTCCATCATCACGGGAGTAGAAAGTCCATACGTCCTCGGAGACATCAACGAAGAAGACGAAAAAGAAGTCACCGGAGATGTCAACGACCTAGGACTAGAAGTGATGAAGTGA